One segment of Ziziphus jujuba cultivar Dongzao chromosome 12, ASM3175591v1 DNA contains the following:
- the LOC107429369 gene encoding uncharacterized protein LOC107429369 — MASISSLPSSNPLSFNPISDSSGKTVDFRKRASSTRICASSRRSSSEANDQNYYSSSSRLVDENMIVLRKRIHEMKMVERNYEPPSDWNEWEKKYYTSYDSFVCQALGVLQSQMMNTRPSLALGMMVLILFSVPMSTTMILFRLMEIANGVLAGVHIG, encoded by the coding sequence ATGGCATCAATTTCTTCCCTTCCTTCATCAAATCCACTTTCATTTAACCCAATTTCAGATTCATCAGGAAAAACGGTAGATTTCAGAAAAAGAGCCTCCTCCACAAGAATTTGTGCATCATCCAGACGATCATCATCAGAAGCCAATGACCAAAACTACTATAGCAGCAGCAGCAGATTGGTGGATGAGAATATGATCGTTCTGAGGAAGAGAATCCACGAGATGAAGATGGTGGAGAGGAACTATGAGCCTCCTTCAGATTGGAATGAGTGGGAGAAGAAGTACTACACCAGCTATGACTCTTTCGTGTGCCAGGCACTGGGTGTGTTGCAATCTCAGATGATGAACACTAGGCCAAGCTTGGCTTTGGGAATGATGGTTCTCATTCTTTTCAGTGTTCCAATGTCTACCACTATGATTTTGTTCCGTTTGATGGAGATCGCTAATGGGGTCTTGGCTGGGGTGCACATTGGCTAG